AAAGCCAAGGATATTTCTTAACAATGCGACCAGCCCTACAAAATCGGCGCCAAGAACATCAAGAAATATTTTTCTTGAAAAAAAGGCCACAAAAATGGTGATGGCATAAAAGAATATTGTTACCCTGGCATTTTTAATCGAATTTGCTATCCTTGACATAATATGGATTTCCTGGATTTTGCCGAATTCTCAAGGCTTTTCAATAAACATTTTCCCCTGTTTGTTGAACGCTATTTTAATATGCCAAATTTTAAAAAATCCCATTGGACTTTATTTAATGGACCAAGTGTATCTAAAGTTTATTTTAAGCCATAATCTTGGCAAACTTAAATTTGTAAATCCTTAATTTCCAAGTTGCTATGACAATCAAAGCCACTTATGTTATGCAATGGTTGTTCCTTTTTGGGAAACAATGACACAAAAAAATAGGCTTAATGCGATTTTGTATTCAAAAATTATCACAAGGACATGAAGTACTACAAAACGAAATCTTAATCCTGGCAGCGGACTTATTTTTTCCCAATTTGGAAGTACTCAAAGCCCAGTTGTTCCATTAAACTATCGTCATATTGGTTTCTCCCATCAAAAATAATGGGCTGTTTCAACTGTTGTTTTAACTCTTCAAAGTCAGGTGACCTAAATTCTTTCCATTCGGTCAACAAAATCATGGCGTCCGCATCCTTTAAGGTCTCATACTTGGAATCGAAATAGGACATGCCTTCCAAATCTTTTAAATAAAAGTGTTTTGCTTCATCCATGGCTTTTGGATCATAAGCCTGTATTTTGGCCCCTTTTTTAATCAATTCCTTGCAGATGTATATGGCTGGCGCTTCCCTCATATCGTCCGTTCCCGGTTTGAATGAAAGTCCCCAAAGGGCAAATGTTTTTCCTTCCAAATTCTTGCCAAATCGTTTAATGACCTTTTGGGCAATAACCAGTTTTTGTTTGTCATTTACATCTTCAACGGCCCCGATCAAATTCGCCTTATATCCGTTTTCTTGTGCGGTCTTCTTTAAGGCTTTTACATCTTTTGGAAAACAAGATCCGCCATAACCGCTTCCAGGGTAAATAAAACTATATCCAATTCTACTATCGGATCCAATACCAATTCTAACTTTGTTTACGTCTGCCCCAACCAACTCACATATATTGGCAACTTCGTTCATAAAGGAGATTTTTGTGGCCAACATGGCATTGGCCACATATTTGGTCATTTCAGCAGAGCGGATATCCATGCAGATGAGTCTGCCGATATTGCTTCTAAAAAATGGTGCGTACAGGGATTTCATTTTTTCCTCGGCATTGGGGTTATCGGTCCCTATCACCACTCTATCGGGTTTCATAAAATCGGAGATAGCATCCCCTTCTTTTAAAAACTCGGGATTTGAAACCACATCAAAATCGATTTCTACATTCCTCTTATCCAGTTGTTGCTGTATGGCATCCCTAACCTTGTCCGCTGTCCCTACGGGAACTGTTGACTTATCGACAACAATAAGGGGATGGCTCATATGCTCACCAATTTCCTTCGCTACTTGAAGTACATACTTTAAATCGGCTGAACCATCTTCTCCCATTGGGGTTCCAACAGCTATAAAGGCAACATCACATTTATTTAGGTTTGCTTTTAGTTCGGTGCTGAAGAGCAAGGTTTTTCTGTCTACATTGCTCTTTACCATGGGTTCCAATCCAGGTTCATAGATAGGAATGACACCGTTCTTTAATTTTTCAATTTTGGCGGCGTCAATATCAATACAAGTTACCTTATTACCCATTTCGGCGAAACACGTCCCGCTAACGAGACCTACATAACCAGTACCAATTACAGTTAAATTCATTTTTCTAAAAATTTATTAATTAATGATGAATGGTTTAGTATTTTTTAAATCGGCATTTTTTCAGGCGACAAAGATGTGCAAAAGAAATTGAAATAAACCTTTTTTGGTTTTAAGTAATATTTAATCCGATGAAATGGAGTTTTGAAAGTTTGTTATCGAGAAATTGACCAAATCATTCTGAGAAGGGTTCTCCATTTTGTATTTTTTTTGGAGGATTTCACTTTTGCAAATACCCATTCGATCGAAAGGTAAATCCATTAAAATTTTTCCACGGGAAACCTACTTCTGCCCAAACCTGCTTTAATCGATAAAATACATACGTTCAACGTTTATATTCAACCTGGCATTTGGGCCATATTATCTTTGAGTGTTCCCTGAAATTTTTTAAGCAAGAACACTTTTGAATATGAAAAAAAATTACACTTTTCAAATATTTTGTATTACCGTTGTGGCGCTGTGCCTGAGCCACAAAGTCAATGCGCAAAACCCAGCACAGGATGGCCAATGGAGTGACCCTGTTGGGTTTGGGTTAGTTCCGGTTGCCGTGGCCAATCTTCCCGATGGCCGGTTGATAACTTGGTCATCCCAGTTTCGTGACACTTATTTGGGAGCCGGTGATGGAGCGACGTTTACGGAAATATTTGATCCTTTTTTGGGGGCAGATGGGCAGGCACTTGGTGAATTCACCAGTAATACCAATCACGATATGTTTTGTCCTGGAATTAACAATCTTCCGGACGGTAGAATTCTCTCGGCAGGAGGTACAAGTAGCAGAAGAACGAGTATATATGACCACACTACGGGACTGTGGAGTGTGGCACCGGAAATGAACATTCCCAGAGGTTATCAGGGTAACGTTACGTTATCCGATGGATCCGTTTTTACCATAGGGGGATCCTGGAGTGATGGAGATAGCCCGGCTACCAATGGAAATAAAGATGCGGAAATTTGGACCCCGGAAACCGGTTGGGTTTTGATTCCGGGAATTACCGGGGAAGATATTTTTACCGCCAATGACCTATCAAAGGAACTTGGGGGCATATATCGTGTTGATAACCATGTTTGGTTATGGCCAGCTCCAAATGGTCAGCTTTTTCATGCCGGCCCCAGTGAAATGATGCATTGGATCAATTTGGAAAATGGAGCTTCCATTACCGAGGCAGGTTTAAGGGCTGACGACACCTATTCGATGAAAGGAACCACGGTAATGTTTGATGTGGGTAGAATTCTGAAAGTTGGTGGCGCGGAATCCTATGGGGATTCCGATCCAGCTTTTGTTCCGGCAAAGGATAACTCTTATGTCATTGATATCAACAACCCGTCAAATGTTACTGTAACGCCTACCGTAAATAACCTATCCTTTTCGCGTACCATGCACAATAGTACGGTATTGCCCAACGGTGAAGTATTGGTGACAGGAGGCCTAGATCGGGCCGAGGTCTTTTCCGATGTTGGCGCAAGACTCACCGCGGAATTATATGACCCCAGCACCAATTCATGGCGTAATGTAGCAGGAATGGCGACCGCAAGAACCTATCACAGTGTTTCGATTTTAATG
The sequence above is a segment of the Muricauda sp. SCSIO 64092 genome. Coding sequences within it:
- a CDS encoding UDP-glucose dehydrogenase family protein, which translates into the protein MNLTVIGTGYVGLVSGTCFAEMGNKVTCIDIDAAKIEKLKNGVIPIYEPGLEPMVKSNVDRKTLLFSTELKANLNKCDVAFIAVGTPMGEDGSADLKYVLQVAKEIGEHMSHPLIVVDKSTVPVGTADKVRDAIQQQLDKRNVEIDFDVVSNPEFLKEGDAISDFMKPDRVVIGTDNPNAEEKMKSLYAPFFRSNIGRLICMDIRSAEMTKYVANAMLATKISFMNEVANICELVGADVNKVRIGIGSDSRIGYSFIYPGSGYGGSCFPKDVKALKKTAQENGYKANLIGAVEDVNDKQKLVIAQKVIKRFGKNLEGKTFALWGLSFKPGTDDMREAPAIYICKELIKKGAKIQAYDPKAMDEAKHFYLKDLEGMSYFDSKYETLKDADAMILLTEWKEFRSPDFEELKQQLKQPIIFDGRNQYDDSLMEQLGFEYFQIGKK